TAGGCACACCCAATAAACAGGTAACTTTACCCTCTTTTAAATCGTGCAAAATGTTGGTAATAGCCAGTTTATCGGTAAAAAGCAGCTGCGCTCCGCCGGTTAAAGCCGTAATAAACACCGCCGTCATACAATAAATATGATGAATGGGCAGCAGGACATAAAAAACATCGTTGCTGTAAACATGGATAAGCCCTTGCACTAAATAACTATCACTAATTAAAGCGCGGTGGGTTAAAACTACCCCTTTTTCGTTACCGGTGGTGCCGCTGGTAAATAAAATAGCGGCTACATCTTCTTGCCCAGCCGGCGGAAAATCTTTAGTTGTACCGCTAAGATTAAGCACATAATTGGCCGTATCTTTAGTGAGTGAATAGGTAGGTAAATTAGCTTTATCAAAACCTTTGGCTAATTTTTCGTGGTCGCAAAACAACATTTTAGCCCCAACTCGTTGGCTAAGGGCCAAAGCTTTTTCGCTGCCCATACCGTTATCTATCGGCACGGCGATGGCGCCGGCTTGCATAATAGCCAAAAAGGTGATGGCCCACTCTAGACTATTAACCCCGCTCACCACCAATTTATCGCCTTTTTTAACCCCTTGCTCTATGAGAAAACCGGCAATGTTATCTACCAGCTCTTTACCTTGTGCGTAATTATAGGCACGTAATACTTTGTTATTTTGGCTTTCTTCGTAGGCGCTAAAGGCAATATTATTGGGGAACCGATTGGCCGACAAAGCAAACATTTGCGGTAGAGTTGGCCACCTATCATTAAAAATTTTGCCGCGATATTCATCAAGCACCGTCCAAGGTGTATAAAAACTAGGGATTTTCACCACATATCTCCTTTATTATATTTTTATATTATTAAAATAATACTATATTTTATATAATTTTAATAACCAATCTTTTTTTTGTCAATACCGTTAGGCAAATTTTATAGCTACCGGCCATAAAATTTGTCTAATGGCCTTTACCTTTGGCAATGTGTTATAAGCAAATGCAATGAGTTATTTGTATTGTATGATATTAAAAAAATTTAAGTGCACCTTTATAATGACAGTTAAGGGTAAGAACGATTTGGAGTGATACCTGTAAATAGATAGTTACCACTTGCCATTGTAAACAATTTAAGCTATTGTCTTGTCATGGTAGAGATAAAACATTACGCCGAAAGTTTAGTTAAAGAGGATTTTAGGCCCAAATTAAAAGAGCTGCTCGGGTTAAAATTACTCGCAGATAACCCGGAAGAAACCGCTAAAAAAGTTAATTTGCCGCCGCGTATCGATAAATTTATTAAAGGGGTTGGTAAAGGCATTAACAGCCTAGAGATGATTAAAGACGGCGACCATATTTTAATAGGGATTAGCGGCGGTAAAGATAGCCTAACTTTAGCCTTAGCGCTGGCTCTACGTAAACGGCACTTACCCATCGATTATAAGTTGGAGGCCGTGCAGGTATTATGGAGCGAATACCCTATGACCGCCGCCCAAACTCAAGATTTTGAAGATTACTTTGCTATGTTGGGTATTAAATATACGCAATTACCGGCCAGTATGTACGGTCCCAAAATAAAAAAACGTTTTAGCTGTTATATTTGCAGCCGCAACCGTAAACGTATTTTATTTGATTATGCTAACGAGGTAGGGGCTAATAAGATAGCTTTTGGCCACCACCTAGATGATATTATCCAAACCACTTTAATGAATATGGTATACGGCGGCCAGTTGGCTACTATGATGCCCAAGCAAGATTTTTTTGGCGGTGATT
This sequence is a window from Spirochaetaceae bacterium. Protein-coding genes within it:
- a CDS encoding adenine nucleotide alpha hydrolase, which encodes MVEIKHYAESLVKEDFRPKLKELLGLKLLADNPEETAKKVNLPPRIDKFIKGVGKGINSLEMIKDGDHILIGISGGKDSLTLALALALRKRHLPIDYKLEAVQVLWSEYPMTAAQTQDFEDYFAMLGIKYTQLPASMYGPKIKKRFSCYICSRNRKRILFDYANEVGANKIAFGHHLDDIIQTTLMNMVYGGQLATMMPKQDFFGGDLQLIRPMCQCRERQVMAIAHELALPVISIACPYRDDSGRMAIKPVIEQLEQILPGAKENMYKALFNVKAEYLPGVSYKK